Proteins found in one Sphingobium sp. V4 genomic segment:
- a CDS encoding Smr/MutS family protein: MVRRRLTIDEEALWDALTRSVRPLRPGQRRPAPVATPTPTPKIGLTPPLRPATPAKPVATPAATLDSSWERRIRSGSLTPEMSIDLHGHSLAAAHNRLNQALAQALAQDARIMLVVTGKPPKNAGGAGTARRGAIRGEIGHWLETSPYADRIASVRIAHPRHGGDGAIYLILRRKK, from the coding sequence ATGGTCCGGCGCCGTCTCACAATCGATGAAGAGGCGCTCTGGGACGCGCTGACACGATCGGTACGGCCGCTGCGGCCGGGCCAGCGACGGCCGGCGCCGGTCGCCACGCCCACGCCGACACCGAAAATAGGGTTAACGCCGCCGCTCCGCCCCGCCACCCCGGCCAAGCCCGTCGCGACGCCCGCCGCCACGCTCGATTCAAGCTGGGAACGCCGAATCCGTAGCGGCAGCCTGACCCCCGAAATGAGCATCGACCTGCACGGCCACAGTCTCGCCGCAGCGCACAACAGGCTTAACCAGGCGCTGGCCCAGGCGCTGGCCCAGGATGCCCGCATCATGTTGGTCGTAACCGGAAAGCCACCCAAAAATGCGGGTGGAGCAGGCACGGCACGGCGCGGCGCCATCCGGGGAGAAATCGGCCACTGGCTGGAAACCAGCCCCTATGCGGACCGTATTGCCAGCGTCCGGATCGCCCATCCGCGCCATGGCGGCGACGGCGCCATCTATCTTATATTGCGTCGCAAAAAATAG